From one Brachypodium distachyon strain Bd21 chromosome 4, Brachypodium_distachyon_v3.0, whole genome shotgun sequence genomic stretch:
- the LOC100840765 gene encoding uncharacterized protein LOC100840765 isoform X1, producing the protein MRAMFLASQKHQSSQQEHDSTNKVIPNDMNVDPVGAEGMKKSYEQLQAEETVFKQVKVEMVEASNAEEKKRSYEQLQSQDNVFKQVKLEMVEPSNAEEKNLENKKPIRRRTSKTNKTSQPKVPRDKVAKGDTIKCGMEVGLTSPNSAAVVALGTVQNVNKEAKCMDGKPLSDYVEVLVNVVLKGTTLLPRSQGRVLNMGNAQARSIPWPRENVWLQVTSKNGTPLMSKVIYMLLVVSICEIYMQFYVIRILLVVSISEIYDQMSELSAI; encoded by the exons ATGAGAGCTATGTTCCTAGCTTCTCAGAAGCATCAATCAAGCCAGCAGGAACATGACAGTACAAACAAAGTGATTCCAAATGATATGAATGTAGATCCAGTTGGAGCGGAAGGAATGAAGAAATCATATGAGCAATTGCAAGCAGAG GAGACTGTGTTCAAACAAGTGAAAGTAGAAATGGTTGAAGCAAGTAATGCtgaggaaaagaagagatcATATGAGCAATTGCAATCACAG GACAATGTGTTCAAACAAGTTAAATTAGAAATGGTTGAACCAAGTAATGCCGAGGAAAAGAATCTGGAAAACAAGAAGCCCATTAGGCGGAGAACCTCTAAAACTAACAAGACGAGCCAGCCCAAAGTGCCACGAGACAAAGTGGCGAAG GGTGACACCATTAAGTGTGGTATGGAGGTTGGCTTGACATCACCAAATAGTGCAGCAGTCGTAGCACTCGGTACAGTTCAGAATGTCAACAAAGAAGCAAAATGTATGGATGGTAAACCGCTCAGTGATTATGTTGAGGTACTCGTGAACGTAGTCCTGAAAGGTACAACTTTGTTGCCAAGATCCCAAGGGAGGGTCTTAAATATGGGGAATGCTCAAGCTCGTTCTATTCCTTGGCCCAGGGAAAATGTATGGT TGCAGGTTACAAGTAAAAATGGTACACCCCTGATGTCTAAGGTAATTTATATGCTCCTGGTAGTAAGTATTTGTGAAATTTATATGCAATTCTATGTTATCAGAATTCTCTTAGTAGTAAGTATATCTGAAATTTATGATCAAATGAGTGAGCTCTCCGCTATATAA
- the LOC100840765 gene encoding uncharacterized protein LOC100840765 isoform X4 produces the protein MRAMFLASQKHQSSQQEHDSTNKVIPNDMNVDPVGAEGMKKSYEQLQAEETVFKQVKVEMVEASNAEEKKRSYEQLQSQDNVFKQVKLEMVEPSNAEEKNLENKKPIRRRTSKTNKTSQPKVPRDKVAKGDTIKCGMEVGLTSPNSAAVVALGTVQNVNKEAKCMDGKPLSDYVEVLVNVVLKGTTLLPRSQGRVLNMGNAQARSIPWPRENVTSKNGTPLMSKVPAAHNHRLRLRGQKGRRKFPNLPQLKPVLS, from the exons ATGAGAGCTATGTTCCTAGCTTCTCAGAAGCATCAATCAAGCCAGCAGGAACATGACAGTACAAACAAAGTGATTCCAAATGATATGAATGTAGATCCAGTTGGAGCGGAAGGAATGAAGAAATCATATGAGCAATTGCAAGCAGAG GAGACTGTGTTCAAACAAGTGAAAGTAGAAATGGTTGAAGCAAGTAATGCtgaggaaaagaagagatcATATGAGCAATTGCAATCACAG GACAATGTGTTCAAACAAGTTAAATTAGAAATGGTTGAACCAAGTAATGCCGAGGAAAAGAATCTGGAAAACAAGAAGCCCATTAGGCGGAGAACCTCTAAAACTAACAAGACGAGCCAGCCCAAAGTGCCACGAGACAAAGTGGCGAAG GGTGACACCATTAAGTGTGGTATGGAGGTTGGCTTGACATCACCAAATAGTGCAGCAGTCGTAGCACTCGGTACAGTTCAGAATGTCAACAAAGAAGCAAAATGTATGGATGGTAAACCGCTCAGTGATTATGTTGAGGTACTCGTGAACGTAGTCCTGAAAGGTACAACTTTGTTGCCAAGATCCCAAGGGAGGGTCTTAAATATGGGGAATGCTCAAGCTCGTTCTATTCCTTGGCCCAGGGAAAAT GTTACAAGTAAAAATGGTACACCCCTGATGTCTAAG GTGCCTGCGGCTCACAATCACAGATTACGGCTGAGAGGACAAAAAGGAAGACGAAAGTTTCCAAACCTACCACAACTGAAGCCAGTGTTGTCTTGA
- the LOC100840765 gene encoding uncharacterized protein LOC100840765 isoform X7 — MRAMFLASQKHQSSQQEHDSTNKVIPNDMNVDPVGAEGMKKSYEQLQAEETVFKQVKVEMVEASNAEEKKRSYEQLQSQDNVFKQVKLEMVEPSNAEEKNLENKKPIRRRTSKTNKTSQPKVPRDKVAKGDTIKCGMEVGLTSPNSAAVVALGTVQNVNKEAKCMDGKPLSDYVEVLVNVVLKGTTLLPRSQGRVLNMGNAQARSIPWPRENVWCYK; from the exons ATGAGAGCTATGTTCCTAGCTTCTCAGAAGCATCAATCAAGCCAGCAGGAACATGACAGTACAAACAAAGTGATTCCAAATGATATGAATGTAGATCCAGTTGGAGCGGAAGGAATGAAGAAATCATATGAGCAATTGCAAGCAGAG GAGACTGTGTTCAAACAAGTGAAAGTAGAAATGGTTGAAGCAAGTAATGCtgaggaaaagaagagatcATATGAGCAATTGCAATCACAG GACAATGTGTTCAAACAAGTTAAATTAGAAATGGTTGAACCAAGTAATGCCGAGGAAAAGAATCTGGAAAACAAGAAGCCCATTAGGCGGAGAACCTCTAAAACTAACAAGACGAGCCAGCCCAAAGTGCCACGAGACAAAGTGGCGAAG GGTGACACCATTAAGTGTGGTATGGAGGTTGGCTTGACATCACCAAATAGTGCAGCAGTCGTAGCACTCGGTACAGTTCAGAATGTCAACAAAGAAGCAAAATGTATGGATGGTAAACCGCTCAGTGATTATGTTGAGGTACTCGTGAACGTAGTCCTGAAAGGTACAACTTTGTTGCCAAGATCCCAAGGGAGGGTCTTAAATATGGGGAATGCTCAAGCTCGTTCTATTCCTTGGCCCAGGGAAAATGTATGGT GTTACAAGTAA
- the LOC100840765 gene encoding uncharacterized protein LOC100840765 isoform X2: MRAMFLASQKHQSSQQEHDSTNKVIPNDMNVDPVGAEGMKKSYEQLQAEETVFKQVKVEMVEASNAEEKKRSYEQLQSQDNVFKQVKLEMVEPSNAEEKNLENKKPIRRRTSKTNKTSQPKVPRDKVAKGDTIKCGMEVGLTSPNSAAVVALGTVQNVNKEAKCMDGKPLSDYVEVLVNVVLKGTTLLPRSQGRVLNMGNAQARSIPWPRENVTSKNGTPLMSKVIYMLLVVSICEIYMQFYVIRILLVVSISEIYDQMSELSAI; the protein is encoded by the exons ATGAGAGCTATGTTCCTAGCTTCTCAGAAGCATCAATCAAGCCAGCAGGAACATGACAGTACAAACAAAGTGATTCCAAATGATATGAATGTAGATCCAGTTGGAGCGGAAGGAATGAAGAAATCATATGAGCAATTGCAAGCAGAG GAGACTGTGTTCAAACAAGTGAAAGTAGAAATGGTTGAAGCAAGTAATGCtgaggaaaagaagagatcATATGAGCAATTGCAATCACAG GACAATGTGTTCAAACAAGTTAAATTAGAAATGGTTGAACCAAGTAATGCCGAGGAAAAGAATCTGGAAAACAAGAAGCCCATTAGGCGGAGAACCTCTAAAACTAACAAGACGAGCCAGCCCAAAGTGCCACGAGACAAAGTGGCGAAG GGTGACACCATTAAGTGTGGTATGGAGGTTGGCTTGACATCACCAAATAGTGCAGCAGTCGTAGCACTCGGTACAGTTCAGAATGTCAACAAAGAAGCAAAATGTATGGATGGTAAACCGCTCAGTGATTATGTTGAGGTACTCGTGAACGTAGTCCTGAAAGGTACAACTTTGTTGCCAAGATCCCAAGGGAGGGTCTTAAATATGGGGAATGCTCAAGCTCGTTCTATTCCTTGGCCCAGGGAAAAT GTTACAAGTAAAAATGGTACACCCCTGATGTCTAAGGTAATTTATATGCTCCTGGTAGTAAGTATTTGTGAAATTTATATGCAATTCTATGTTATCAGAATTCTCTTAGTAGTAAGTATATCTGAAATTTATGATCAAATGAGTGAGCTCTCCGCTATATAA
- the LOC100840765 gene encoding uncharacterized protein LOC100840765 isoform X5: protein MRAMFLASQKHQSSQQEHDSTNKVIPNDMNVDPVGAEGMKKSYEQLQAEETVFKQVKVEMVEASNAEEKKRSYEQLQSQDNVFKQVKLEMVEPSNAEEKNLENKKPIRRRTSKTNKTSQPKVPRDKVAKGDTIKCGMEVGLTSPNSAAVVALGTVQNVNKEAKCMDGKPLSDYVEVLVNVVLKGTTLLPRSQGRVLNMGNAQARSIPWPRENVWLQVTSKNGTPLMSKVITQQ, encoded by the exons ATGAGAGCTATGTTCCTAGCTTCTCAGAAGCATCAATCAAGCCAGCAGGAACATGACAGTACAAACAAAGTGATTCCAAATGATATGAATGTAGATCCAGTTGGAGCGGAAGGAATGAAGAAATCATATGAGCAATTGCAAGCAGAG GAGACTGTGTTCAAACAAGTGAAAGTAGAAATGGTTGAAGCAAGTAATGCtgaggaaaagaagagatcATATGAGCAATTGCAATCACAG GACAATGTGTTCAAACAAGTTAAATTAGAAATGGTTGAACCAAGTAATGCCGAGGAAAAGAATCTGGAAAACAAGAAGCCCATTAGGCGGAGAACCTCTAAAACTAACAAGACGAGCCAGCCCAAAGTGCCACGAGACAAAGTGGCGAAG GGTGACACCATTAAGTGTGGTATGGAGGTTGGCTTGACATCACCAAATAGTGCAGCAGTCGTAGCACTCGGTACAGTTCAGAATGTCAACAAAGAAGCAAAATGTATGGATGGTAAACCGCTCAGTGATTATGTTGAGGTACTCGTGAACGTAGTCCTGAAAGGTACAACTTTGTTGCCAAGATCCCAAGGGAGGGTCTTAAATATGGGGAATGCTCAAGCTCGTTCTATTCCTTGGCCCAGGGAAAATGTATGGT TGCAGGTTACAAGTAAAAATGGTACACCCCTGATGTCTAAG GTTATAACGCAGCAGTAG
- the LOC100840765 gene encoding uncharacterized protein LOC100840765 isoform X3, giving the protein MRAMFLASQKHQSSQQEHDSTNKVIPNDMNVDPVGAEGMKKSYEQLQAEETVFKQVKVEMVEASNAEEKKRSYEQLQSQDNVFKQVKLEMVEPSNAEEKNLENKKPIRRRTSKTNKTSQPKVPRDKVAKGDTIKCGMEVGLTSPNSAAVVALGTVQNVNKEAKCMDGKPLSDYVEVLVNVVLKGTTLLPRSQGRVLNMGNAQARSIPWPRENVWLQVTSKNGTPLMSKVPAAHNHRLRLRGQKGRRKFPNLPQLKPVLS; this is encoded by the exons ATGAGAGCTATGTTCCTAGCTTCTCAGAAGCATCAATCAAGCCAGCAGGAACATGACAGTACAAACAAAGTGATTCCAAATGATATGAATGTAGATCCAGTTGGAGCGGAAGGAATGAAGAAATCATATGAGCAATTGCAAGCAGAG GAGACTGTGTTCAAACAAGTGAAAGTAGAAATGGTTGAAGCAAGTAATGCtgaggaaaagaagagatcATATGAGCAATTGCAATCACAG GACAATGTGTTCAAACAAGTTAAATTAGAAATGGTTGAACCAAGTAATGCCGAGGAAAAGAATCTGGAAAACAAGAAGCCCATTAGGCGGAGAACCTCTAAAACTAACAAGACGAGCCAGCCCAAAGTGCCACGAGACAAAGTGGCGAAG GGTGACACCATTAAGTGTGGTATGGAGGTTGGCTTGACATCACCAAATAGTGCAGCAGTCGTAGCACTCGGTACAGTTCAGAATGTCAACAAAGAAGCAAAATGTATGGATGGTAAACCGCTCAGTGATTATGTTGAGGTACTCGTGAACGTAGTCCTGAAAGGTACAACTTTGTTGCCAAGATCCCAAGGGAGGGTCTTAAATATGGGGAATGCTCAAGCTCGTTCTATTCCTTGGCCCAGGGAAAATGTATGGT TGCAGGTTACAAGTAAAAATGGTACACCCCTGATGTCTAAG GTGCCTGCGGCTCACAATCACAGATTACGGCTGAGAGGACAAAAAGGAAGACGAAAGTTTCCAAACCTACCACAACTGAAGCCAGTGTTGTCTTGA
- the LOC100826808 gene encoding auxin-responsive protein SAUR72, whose protein sequence is MAKGGLSKLKCMIKRWHSSSRISRTHSAGSHGGDGGEEQDTWRHGIASAVVGGGRGAGSASFHGADGVPPGLHPVYVGKSRRRYLIAADLVGHPLFQNLVDRSGGGAAASAGAGGTIVGCEVVLFDHLLWMLENAEPQPESLDELVEYYAC, encoded by the coding sequence ATGGCGAAGGGCGGCCTGAGCAAGCTCAAGTGCATGATCAAGCGGTGGCACTCGTCGAGCCGGATCTCGCGCACGCACTCGGCGGGGTcgcacggcggcgacggcggcgaggagcaggaCACGTGGCGCCACGGCATCGCCTCggccgtcgtcggcggcggccgcggggcgGGGTCGGCGTCGTTccacggcgccgacggcgtgcCCCCGGGCCTCCACCCCGTGTACGTCGGCAAGTCGCGCCGCCGCTACCTCATCGCCGCCGACCTCGTGGGCCACCCCCTGTTCCAGAACCTCGTCGAccgctccggcggcggcgccgccgcgtcaGCCGGGGCAGGCGGCACCATCGTGGGCTGCGAGGTGGTACTGTTCGATCACCTCCTATGGATGCTGGAGAACGCCGAGCCGCAGCCCGAGTCGCTCGACGAGCTCGTCGAGTACTACGCCTGTTga
- the LOC100840765 gene encoding uncharacterized protein LOC100840765 isoform X6: MRAMFLASQKHQSSQQEHDSTNKVIPNDMNVDPVGAEGMKKSYEQLQAEETVFKQVKVEMVEASNAEEKKRSYEQLQSQDNVFKQVKLEMVEPSNAEEKNLENKKPIRRRTSKTNKTSQPKVPRDKVAKGDTIKCGMEVGLTSPNSAAVVALGTVQNVNKEAKCMDGKPLSDYVEVLVNVVLKGTTLLPRSQGRVLNMGNAQARSIPWPRENVTSKNGTPLMSKVITQQ; encoded by the exons ATGAGAGCTATGTTCCTAGCTTCTCAGAAGCATCAATCAAGCCAGCAGGAACATGACAGTACAAACAAAGTGATTCCAAATGATATGAATGTAGATCCAGTTGGAGCGGAAGGAATGAAGAAATCATATGAGCAATTGCAAGCAGAG GAGACTGTGTTCAAACAAGTGAAAGTAGAAATGGTTGAAGCAAGTAATGCtgaggaaaagaagagatcATATGAGCAATTGCAATCACAG GACAATGTGTTCAAACAAGTTAAATTAGAAATGGTTGAACCAAGTAATGCCGAGGAAAAGAATCTGGAAAACAAGAAGCCCATTAGGCGGAGAACCTCTAAAACTAACAAGACGAGCCAGCCCAAAGTGCCACGAGACAAAGTGGCGAAG GGTGACACCATTAAGTGTGGTATGGAGGTTGGCTTGACATCACCAAATAGTGCAGCAGTCGTAGCACTCGGTACAGTTCAGAATGTCAACAAAGAAGCAAAATGTATGGATGGTAAACCGCTCAGTGATTATGTTGAGGTACTCGTGAACGTAGTCCTGAAAGGTACAACTTTGTTGCCAAGATCCCAAGGGAGGGTCTTAAATATGGGGAATGCTCAAGCTCGTTCTATTCCTTGGCCCAGGGAAAAT GTTACAAGTAAAAATGGTACACCCCTGATGTCTAAG GTTATAACGCAGCAGTAG